Proteins from one Haliscomenobacter hydrossis DSM 1100 genomic window:
- a CDS encoding formylglycine-generating enzyme family protein produces MLDRTQIYSIVGQVLTRFADKGHTLSVDQHLRLFTLLDRINAAGIAREQLPLVLTPILANSVDDQLMLHTWFKEAILWDVQDDHHRIEPAPKEKEFFPPPEEEKKTPTAEEEKKTPTAEEEKTPAQSQEKPLTPNQPPIQRNETFVAELQSFDKPPYVWNVELGAERDFTSTEDLRQLVNRMHDRQLLEAQELDIPRTVVALTTHPGQVQLFFRQLTQAPSYLLLIDQRTQNDHRARIFNLLYEYLKFNEVDVKRFYFSADPKLCFNDDFPYGIPLAQLYALNRSARLLILTYGYELFSPSSNAWSPWTRVFLQWQDRAILSPLPTQNWGAMEQKLAERFTLLPATPLGLAAAIEEFKAEEAKHWEDYLAQITDAVTEPIYYQGDLIETLHRYFPDPVVQRWIAACALYPTLHWELTLHLGALLQSKYGHSSLTSIENLLELARLPWFIEGRIPDVARDELIQWLEVLGEEASIRNLLLESLNRAPAPPPDSVAYADYRMQLVFNQWMLEQDAELKARLEEEFNQYLRAGKSADFVTFKRLERGAKRTELVVPESWRSSIVIEPPSVGESSKTNPAITPIQPRKINPPLAIYLSGDQDGVDLARQYAIEATGKTTLDWAPNLTIEWLRLVNDEHQADYVLHAEEGVWYTRLPFDKRPLLLPIKFREGNSIFAHRANNVFEGFKQMAKWHYFKNLDAFSTDSTPSPFDQDWPIEIRIFEELDKGSETRIYPVNGQFLLEFTKDKPTKDLRFELENRSPEWVYISLLYLDYCFGIATDPIWDKPRALEPGAIVSLNQKNAGNFFDFILDRYIKEYCWPGEQNYLKLIISKTPFDAQAFDMDSLPLPNEAHNSPRVFQDLTRQVSDWNSRTYGLFSNNPYFDAEQARALASGERTIQPFDADNDTDLTIPDHMVLVKGGTFEMGEENNTHSVTLSDFYIGKHQLTFAEYDAFCRATGRELTKDRGWGRGTRPVINVSWFDAIDYCNWRSQEEGLQQVYQVNKEQVTPNWSANGYRLPTEAEWEFAARGGSESQGFTYAGSNNVDEVAWFSENSGAKTQPVGQKKANELGIYDMSGNVWEWCWDWYSAYSSSATKDPKGPDTGSIRVLRCGSWFYDADGCRVAFRSDNDPNVANSNCGFRIARPALHLEKQKELELETWNKIPKNDPSSLERYIRDNPQSPFVEEAQRLIGAIQEVQDSMVLVKGGTFEMGDVMGDKEYENETVHTVTVSNFFLAKNELTFEEYDAFCTATGRELPDDSGWGRGKRPVINVDWYDAIEYCNWRSSQEGLQTVYSINKNTKDSNNSSPSDTKQWQVTTSRSANGYRLPTEAEWEYAARQGGQKVRFGNGKDIADPQEINFNALSGYKKRYSVVGEYRQKTLPVGSFSPNTLDLFDMSGNVWEWCGDWYGPYPSSASNDPQGATGGSDRVFRGGSWRSNPIFTRVALRYRISPGDRSGNKGFRLARAAVAPEKQRELELETWNKIPKNDSSSLERYIRDNPQSSFVEEAQRLIAIIQEVEDSMVLVKGGAHEMREGKNTHRVTLSDFYISSHQLTFEEYDAFCKLTGRELTKDAGWGRGTRPVINVNWFDAIDYCNWRSQQENLKPVYNGGKDGFTADWSANGYRLPTEAEWEYAAKGGLSSRGFKYAGSNNVDEVAWYGSNSGNKTQPVGQKKANELGLFDMSGNVQEWCWDWYEAYSNRAFNDPRGPDFGMYRVLRSGSWFNSSDYCRVAHRDRNVPRRAGDDYGFRLARSVISQENQKVLELEAWNIVPKNDPSSLERYIRDNPQSSFVEEAQRLIAIIQEKQDSMVLVKGGTFQMGEVKKNSHQVTLSDFLIAKRQLTFDEFDAFCKATSRELPSDRNWGRGDRPAINVNWFDAVDYCNWRSQEEGLQQVYHVNMEQVTPNWSANGYRLPTEAEWEYAARGGSESQGFTYAGSRKVLEVAWFSENSGGSTHLVGQKKTNELGLFDMSGNVWEWCWDWHAAYPNSFINDPRGPSAGSRRVLRGGSWLNEAELCHVATRLNYNPLYADNRFGFRLARSVVSPEKQEEPELET; encoded by the coding sequence ATGCTGGATCGCACGCAAATCTATTCTATTGTCGGCCAGGTGCTGACCCGATTTGCCGACAAAGGCCATACCCTTTCTGTCGACCAGCACTTGCGTTTGTTTACGTTATTGGATCGAATCAATGCCGCGGGCATCGCTCGCGAGCAATTGCCTTTGGTGCTCACGCCCATCCTGGCGAACAGTGTGGATGACCAGCTTATGCTGCATACCTGGTTTAAAGAGGCGATCTTGTGGGATGTTCAGGATGATCACCATCGGATTGAGCCTGCGCCAAAGGAAAAGGAGTTTTTCCCACCACCTGAAGAGGAGAAAAAGACACCTACAGCTGAGGAGGAGAAAAAGACACCTACAGCTGAAGAGGAGAAAACCCCAGCTCAAAGCCAGGAAAAACCTTTAACCCCCAACCAGCCCCCCATTCAGCGCAACGAAACGTTTGTTGCTGAATTACAGTCTTTTGATAAACCCCCTTATGTCTGGAATGTAGAGCTGGGGGCGGAACGGGACTTCACCAGTACCGAAGACCTTCGGCAATTGGTCAACCGCATGCACGACCGCCAGCTCCTCGAGGCGCAGGAACTGGACATCCCCCGAACGGTTGTGGCGTTGACTACCCATCCCGGACAGGTTCAATTGTTTTTCCGCCAATTGACCCAAGCGCCGAGCTACCTCCTGCTCATTGACCAGCGCACGCAAAATGACCACCGCGCCAGGATTTTTAACCTGCTTTATGAGTACCTCAAATTCAATGAGGTGGACGTAAAACGTTTTTACTTTAGTGCCGACCCCAAATTGTGTTTCAACGATGATTTTCCTTACGGTATTCCCCTCGCGCAGCTTTATGCCCTCAACCGCAGTGCCCGACTGCTGATTCTCACCTATGGTTATGAGTTGTTCAGTCCTTCCAGTAATGCCTGGTCGCCCTGGACCCGGGTGTTTTTGCAGTGGCAGGATCGAGCCATCTTAAGTCCCCTGCCTACTCAGAACTGGGGTGCTATGGAACAAAAATTGGCCGAAAGGTTTACCCTCCTTCCAGCTACGCCCCTTGGCTTGGCGGCGGCGATCGAGGAGTTTAAAGCGGAGGAAGCCAAACATTGGGAGGACTACTTGGCTCAGATCACCGATGCGGTAACGGAACCAATTTACTACCAGGGGGACCTCATCGAAACTCTTCACCGCTATTTTCCGGACCCGGTTGTACAAAGGTGGATCGCGGCTTGTGCGCTTTATCCTACCCTGCATTGGGAATTGACCCTGCACCTCGGGGCTTTGTTGCAATCCAAATACGGCCACTCCAGCTTAACATCGATTGAAAACTTGCTGGAGCTGGCACGCCTCCCCTGGTTCATCGAAGGCCGCATTCCAGATGTTGCCCGGGATGAATTGATCCAATGGCTGGAGGTCCTGGGCGAGGAGGCGAGCATCCGCAACTTGTTGCTAGAATCGCTCAACCGGGCTCCTGCTCCTCCACCAGATTCAGTGGCTTATGCCGATTACCGTATGCAGCTGGTCTTCAACCAGTGGATGCTGGAACAGGATGCTGAATTGAAGGCCAGACTGGAAGAGGAATTCAACCAGTACCTGAGGGCGGGCAAATCTGCGGATTTTGTGACGTTTAAACGGCTGGAACGGGGGGCAAAAAGGACGGAGTTGGTGGTGCCGGAGAGTTGGCGATCAAGCATTGTTATTGAGCCACCAAGTGTTGGTGAATCCTCAAAAACCAATCCAGCCATCACACCGATTCAACCGCGTAAAATCAATCCACCTTTAGCCATCTATTTGAGTGGAGACCAGGATGGAGTGGATCTGGCTCGCCAGTATGCCATTGAAGCGACTGGTAAAACAACCTTGGATTGGGCGCCAAATCTAACCATTGAGTGGTTGCGCTTGGTAAACGATGAGCATCAAGCCGATTATGTCTTGCATGCGGAGGAGGGTGTTTGGTACACGCGATTGCCTTTTGACAAAAGGCCTTTATTGTTGCCCATAAAGTTTAGAGAAGGCAATAGCATATTTGCTCATAGAGCCAACAACGTTTTTGAGGGGTTTAAACAAATGGCGAAATGGCACTATTTCAAAAACCTTGATGCTTTTTCAACTGATTCTACTCCTTCCCCTTTTGATCAGGATTGGCCCATCGAAATCCGGATTTTTGAAGAGCTAGACAAAGGGTCTGAAACCCGGATTTACCCTGTAAATGGACAGTTCCTGCTTGAATTCACCAAAGATAAGCCTACCAAAGATTTACGCTTCGAACTCGAAAACCGGTCACCGGAATGGGTCTATATTTCATTGTTGTATCTTGATTATTGTTTTGGCATTGCCACTGATCCCATTTGGGATAAACCGCGAGCTTTAGAGCCCGGTGCTATCGTTTCTCTTAATCAAAAGAACGCAGGAAATTTCTTTGATTTCATTCTCGATCGATATATCAAGGAATACTGCTGGCCAGGTGAACAAAACTACCTAAAGCTAATCATCAGTAAGACGCCTTTTGATGCCCAGGCCTTTGATATGGACAGTTTACCATTGCCTAACGAAGCGCACAATAGCCCTAGGGTATTCCAGGATTTAACCCGACAGGTATCTGATTGGAACAGTCGTACGTATGGCCTCTTTTCGAACAACCCATATTTTGATGCAGAACAAGCTAGGGCATTAGCCTCAGGGGAAAGAACAATTCAGCCATTTGATGCAGATAATGATACGGATTTGACTATTCCCGATCACATGGTGCTGGTCAAAGGGGGCACTTTTGAGATGGGGGAAGAGAATAATACCCATTCGGTTACGCTAAGTGATTTTTACATCGGCAAGCACCAACTGACCTTTGCTGAATACGATGCTTTTTGCAGGGCGACTGGGCGAGAATTGACCAAGGATAGAGGATGGGGCCGAGGTACACGTCCTGTAATCAATGTCAGTTGGTTTGATGCCATCGACTACTGCAACTGGCGTAGCCAGGAGGAGGGGCTTCAACAGGTGTATCAAGTCAACAAGGAGCAGGTTACGCCCAATTGGAGCGCCAATGGTTATCGCTTACCTACCGAAGCCGAATGGGAATTTGCCGCCAGAGGGGGATCAGAAAGTCAAGGATTTACTTATGCTGGAAGCAATAACGTAGACGAAGTTGCCTGGTTTAGTGAAAATTCAGGTGCTAAAACCCAACCCGTTGGCCAGAAAAAAGCCAACGAACTGGGCATTTATGATATGTCTGGCAATGTCTGGGAATGGTGCTGGGATTGGTACAGCGCTTATTCCAGTAGTGCCACCAAGGATCCTAAAGGCCCGGATACCGGCTCGATCAGGGTGCTTCGCTGTGGGTCTTGGTTCTATGACGCAGATGGTTGCCGCGTTGCCTTTCGCAGCGACAACGATCCGAACGTCGCGAACAGCAACTGTGGTTTTCGTATAGCCAGACCGGCACTCCACCTGGAAAAGCAAAAAGAGCTTGAGCTTGAAACCTGGAACAAAATTCCCAAAAATGATCCATCATCATTGGAGCGATATATTCGCGACAACCCCCAAAGCCCTTTTGTAGAAGAGGCGCAACGCTTAATCGGCGCCATTCAGGAAGTGCAAGACTCCATGGTACTGGTCAAAGGTGGAACATTTGAGATGGGAGACGTGATGGGGGACAAAGAATATGAGAATGAAACGGTACATACCGTCACCGTAAGTAATTTCTTCTTGGCCAAAAACGAACTCACTTTTGAGGAGTACGATGCTTTTTGTACAGCTACGGGCCGAGAATTGCCTGATGATTCTGGCTGGGGGCGTGGCAAGCGCCCGGTGATCAATGTAGACTGGTACGATGCGATAGAGTACTGCAACTGGCGCAGTAGCCAGGAAGGCTTGCAGACGGTATACAGCATCAACAAGAACACTAAGGATTCGAACAACAGCAGCCCCAGCGATACCAAACAATGGCAGGTGACCACCAGCCGCAGCGCCAATGGCTACCGTCTACCAACTGAGGCAGAATGGGAATACGCCGCTCGGCAAGGGGGACAGAAAGTCCGCTTTGGAAATGGAAAAGACATTGCCGATCCGCAGGAGATCAATTTTAATGCTTTATCTGGGTACAAAAAGCGCTATTCGGTTGTAGGTGAGTACCGACAGAAAACCCTTCCAGTGGGAAGCTTTTCTCCGAACACCCTTGACCTTTTCGACATGAGTGGCAATGTTTGGGAATGGTGCGGAGATTGGTATGGTCCCTACCCCAGCAGCGCCAGCAATGACCCCCAGGGTGCTACCGGAGGCTCCGACCGTGTTTTCCGTGGCGGATCGTGGCGCAGCAACCCGATCTTCACGCGCGTGGCCCTCCGCTACCGCATCTCGCCGGGCGACCGCAGCGGCAACAAAGGTTTCCGTCTTGCCAGGGCGGCAGTAGCCCCGGAAAAGCAAAGGGAACTTGAACTTGAAACCTGGAACAAAATCCCTAAAAACGATTCATCATCATTGGAGCGTTATATCCGCGATAACCCCCAAAGTTCTTTTGTGGAAGAGGCGCAACGCTTAATTGCCATCATTCAGGAAGTGGAAGACTCCATGGTGCTGGTTAAAGGGGGGGCTCATGAGATGAGGGAGGGTAAAAATACCCACAGGGTTACGCTAAGTGATTTCTATATCTCCAGCCACCAACTGACGTTTGAGGAATACGATGCTTTCTGCAAATTAACTGGTCGAGAATTGACCAAGGATGCAGGATGGGGTCGAGGTACACGCCCAGTAATCAATGTTAACTGGTTTGATGCCATCGACTACTGCAACTGGCGCAGCCAACAGGAGAATTTAAAACCAGTATATAATGGTGGTAAAGATGGATTTACCGCCGATTGGAGTGCCAATGGTTACCGCTTACCTACCGAAGCGGAATGGGAATATGCGGCGAAAGGAGGGTTGAGTAGCCGGGGTTTCAAGTATGCCGGGAGTAATAATGTAGACGAGGTAGCTTGGTATGGCTCAAATTCAGGAAATAAAACCCAACCGGTTGGCCAAAAAAAAGCCAATGAACTAGGTCTTTTTGACATGAGTGGCAATGTCCAGGAATGGTGCTGGGATTGGTATGAAGCTTATTCCAACCGTGCTTTCAATGATCCCAGAGGTCCTGATTTTGGCATGTACAGGGTGCTGCGCAGTGGGTCGTGGTTTAACAGCTCCGATTACTGCCGCGTTGCCCATCGCGACCGCAATGTTCCACGCCGCGCAGGGGACGACTATGGCTTCCGGCTGGCCAGGTCAGTAATCTCCCAGGAAAATCAAAAGGTGCTTGAGCTTGAAGCCTGGAACATAGTCCCTAAAAATGATCCATCATCATTAGAGCGTTATATTCGCGATAATCCACAAAGCTCTTTTGTAGAAGAAGCGCAACGCTTAATTGCCATCATTCAGGAAAAGCAAGACTCTATGGTGCTAGTCAAGGGAGGTACTTTTCAAATGGGAGAAGTCAAAAAAAATTCCCATCAAGTAACGCTTAGCGATTTCCTTATCGCCAAGCGCCAACTGACCTTCGACGAATTCGATGCTTTCTGCAAAGCGACCAGCCGAGAATTACCCAGTGACCGGAATTGGGGTAGAGGCGATCGTCCCGCTATCAATGTCAATTGGTTTGATGCCGTAGATTACTGCAATTGGCGCAGCCAAGAGGAGGGGCTTCAACAGGTTTATCATGTCAACATGGAGCAAGTAACCCCCAATTGGAGCGCCAATGGTTACCGACTACCTACCGAAGCGGAATGGGAATATGCAGCTCGTGGAGGATCAGAAAGTCAAGGATTTACCTATGCTGGAAGCAGAAAAGTGCTTGAAGTTGCCTGGTTTTCTGAAAATTCAGGAGGTAGTACCCACCTGGTTGGCCAAAAAAAAACCAATGAACTTGGCCTTTTTGATATGTCTGGCAATGTCTGGGAATGGTGCTGGGACTGGCATGCCGCTTATCCCAACAGTTTTATCAATGATCCTCGAGGCCCGAGTGCTGGTTCTCGCCGGGTACTTCGGGGCGGGTCGTGGCTCAACGAAGCAGAGCTTTGCCACGTTGCCACTCGCCTCAACTACAATCCGCTATACGCGGACAACCGCTTTGGTTTTCGACTGGCCAGGTCAGTAGTCTCACCCGAAAAGCAAGAGGAACCTGAGCTTGAAACCTAA
- a CDS encoding AAA family ATPase, which yields MNWYSDNKPDTPLPALQLNEKLNDPELYVASPGLRAAVDVALTLGQPLLLTGEPGTGKSQLADHIAWYFKLGKPAVVPVQTTSVAKDLYYRYDALGHFQHNQHSKDLLGPAELEDRFISYQGIGQAIRSAQRTVVLIDEIDKAPRDLPNDILTALDRMAFEVPEIKGHFKSDPANTPIVIVTSNSEKNLPDPFLRRVVYYHIQFPTKLELLDILGKKLTGFPKDALQPLVDHFDGLRKDESRLRKKPATSELLLWADLLAKMKFDPQALKDINKLKPAQKDLLKKSYSVLAKTQEDLQALYQLLDK from the coding sequence ATGAATTGGTACTCCGACAACAAACCAGATACTCCTCTCCCCGCGCTGCAACTCAATGAGAAACTCAACGACCCCGAGCTCTACGTCGCCAGCCCCGGACTGCGCGCTGCCGTCGATGTTGCTTTAACGCTGGGTCAACCACTCCTGCTGACGGGCGAACCAGGTACGGGCAAGTCGCAACTGGCGGATCACATCGCCTGGTATTTTAAACTGGGTAAACCTGCTGTGGTACCGGTTCAAACGACCAGCGTGGCCAAAGACTTGTATTACCGCTACGATGCGTTGGGGCATTTTCAACACAACCAGCACAGCAAGGATTTACTTGGGCCCGCGGAACTGGAAGACCGCTTCATTTCCTATCAAGGTATTGGCCAGGCCATTCGATCAGCCCAAAGAACGGTTGTGCTGATCGACGAGATCGATAAAGCACCCCGCGATCTCCCCAATGACATCCTGACCGCGCTCGACCGCATGGCTTTTGAGGTGCCTGAAATCAAGGGACACTTTAAAAGTGATCCGGCCAATACGCCGATTGTCATTGTCACTTCCAATTCCGAAAAAAACCTGCCCGACCCTTTTCTGCGCCGGGTGGTGTATTACCATATTCAGTTTCCAACCAAACTGGAGTTGCTGGACATCCTGGGCAAAAAACTCACAGGCTTCCCCAAAGATGCGCTCCAACCTTTGGTAGATCATTTTGATGGACTGCGCAAAGATGAATCGCGCTTGCGCAAAAAGCCCGCGACTTCCGAACTACTGCTTTGGGCAGATTTATTGGCAAAAATGAAATTTGACCCGCAGGCCTTGAAGGATATTAATAAACTGAAGCCTGCTCAAAAGGACTTGCTCAAAAAGAGCTACTCGGTGTTGGCCAAAACCCAGGAAGACCTCCAGGCTTTGTATCAACTGCTGGACAAATAA
- a CDS encoding CHAT domain-containing protein: MPERPVVLTAFANSLEADYLAELVQERDRLQQILAPLPYLQHLDLPSAKTRQLVGMLTQFKDELLIFHFGGHADGSQLYFDDAGGHVLGLAQLLALHPELKLVFLNGCNTQAQAAQYLDLGIPAVIATTCPVADGQAKQFAETFYTGLVAGHTLKEAFQLATGAMKLTQVGPAGEEIVNLRGVRLRNQPLPELSWRLYVTNDEVLDWKLQEIAAELSVTTNTQDIAGSGINAFQNLHNSTVSVINNYGLAPAPLVPQHTDEFLDTLAKLSYKQSPPSELYLVNCDRTHQLLDMQDHREKSPGHQFYFILSCPSQHPRSLVQRYIFDILDQFDQDTARRSIQYKRIQEFDGARRMAIQIVEAGRKVEWLQRDWLAQVQKSSQDFSAFLEVELPQLKHDYLAAGYEFFAGDWPLDRFELLLKNWLQCFSTKASAGPQCLFFFILNIDSIHCKNSLSLTEMGLVNCIQELATLHAEDTLVIDQLPQVEVRDVQTWLDKLLEGGKRRTLFEIWCKKNEVRSGFAPDDRLDMADASTFMQELWNQGRQIQKTI; the protein is encoded by the coding sequence ATGCCCGAACGCCCGGTAGTCCTCACTGCTTTTGCCAACTCCCTTGAAGCGGATTACCTCGCTGAACTGGTTCAAGAGCGCGACCGCTTGCAGCAGATTCTCGCCCCCCTCCCCTATTTGCAACACCTGGATTTACCGAGTGCCAAAACCAGACAACTGGTCGGTATGCTCACTCAGTTCAAAGATGAACTCCTCATCTTCCACTTTGGTGGCCACGCTGATGGGAGTCAACTGTACTTCGACGACGCAGGTGGCCATGTACTAGGACTTGCTCAACTTCTTGCCTTGCATCCTGAGTTGAAACTCGTGTTTCTCAACGGCTGCAATACCCAGGCGCAGGCGGCACAATACCTGGACCTTGGAATCCCTGCGGTCATTGCCACTACTTGCCCAGTGGCCGATGGCCAGGCAAAACAATTTGCTGAGACTTTTTATACCGGGCTCGTTGCCGGGCATACCCTCAAAGAAGCCTTTCAATTGGCCACCGGGGCCATGAAACTGACCCAGGTGGGACCCGCAGGCGAGGAGATTGTGAATTTGCGGGGGGTACGTTTGCGAAATCAACCGCTACCGGAGCTGTCTTGGCGATTGTATGTGACCAATGATGAGGTGCTGGACTGGAAACTGCAGGAAATTGCGGCAGAACTTTCAGTCACTACCAATACCCAGGATATTGCTGGCTCAGGGATCAATGCCTTTCAAAACCTGCACAACTCTACGGTAAGCGTCATCAACAACTATGGCCTTGCACCCGCACCGCTTGTACCGCAACATACTGATGAGTTTTTGGACACCTTGGCCAAACTCAGCTACAAACAAAGCCCTCCTTCGGAACTTTACCTCGTCAACTGCGACCGCACGCATCAGCTCCTCGACATGCAAGACCACCGGGAAAAATCCCCCGGGCATCAGTTTTATTTCATCTTGTCTTGCCCCAGCCAACATCCACGTAGTCTGGTGCAACGGTATATTTTTGACATTCTGGATCAATTTGATCAGGATACAGCAAGAAGATCAATTCAGTACAAACGCATCCAGGAATTTGATGGCGCACGCCGGATGGCCATACAGATTGTTGAAGCTGGGCGTAAAGTTGAATGGCTCCAACGCGACTGGTTGGCTCAGGTACAAAAGAGCAGTCAAGACTTCTCTGCATTCCTGGAAGTGGAGCTTCCTCAACTAAAGCACGATTACCTGGCTGCTGGGTACGAGTTTTTTGCGGGTGATTGGCCATTGGACCGATTTGAACTCCTTCTGAAAAACTGGCTACAGTGTTTTTCTACTAAAGCCAGTGCGGGGCCTCAATGTCTTTTTTTCTTTATCCTCAACATAGACTCCATCCATTGCAAAAACAGTCTTTCTTTGACAGAAATGGGGCTGGTGAATTGCATCCAGGAACTAGCTACGCTGCATGCTGAAGATACCCTGGTCATTGACCAATTGCCCCAGGTCGAGGTTAGGGATGTGCAAACCTGGCTCGATAAATTGCTTGAAGGGGGAAAGCGCCGAACTTTATTTGAAATTTGGTGCAAAAAAAACGAGGTGCGCTCAGGTTTTGCGCCCGATGATCGACTGGACATGGCCGATGCCAGTACCTTTATGCAAGAACTCTGGAACCAGGGCCGCCAAATCCAAAAAACAATCTGA
- a CDS encoding LexA family protein — translation MQNRGSVPSSGLTKKTTISSTKGEADTRVPVIEISHIHSNLPYFQSVPAGFPSPADDYVEEKLNLDKYLIKNPAATFFVRVSGDSMTGAGIYPEDILIVDRSLSAKTDDVIIALLDGAFTVKRLVYEQGRYWLKPENPQLALIEVMAESEFLVWGVVTSVIHKPYVL, via the coding sequence ATGCAAAACCGAGGCTCTGTCCCCTCCAGCGGCCTCACAAAGAAAACAACCATCAGTAGCACCAAAGGTGAAGCGGACACACGTGTGCCCGTCATTGAAATCAGCCACATCCACAGCAACCTGCCCTACTTCCAATCGGTCCCAGCGGGTTTCCCCTCCCCTGCCGACGACTACGTAGAAGAAAAGCTCAATCTCGACAAGTACCTGATCAAAAACCCGGCAGCGACTTTCTTTGTCCGGGTATCGGGTGACTCCATGACCGGGGCCGGTATCTACCCGGAAGACATTCTGATTGTAGACCGATCGTTGTCCGCAAAAACCGATGACGTGATCATTGCCCTACTCGACGGTGCATTTACGGTCAAACGCCTTGTGTATGAACAAGGGCGCTACTGGCTCAAGCCTGAGAACCCGCAGTTGGCCCTCATTGAAGTCATGGCAGAAAGCGAGTTTTTGGTATGGGGCGTAGTCACAAGCGTCATACATAAGCCGTATGTGTTGTGA
- the ltrA gene encoding group II intron reverse transcriptase/maturase: MLKETKQMTDEIPISNGAVSYEAAGWYAIDWQKAHQNVKRLQARIVKATQENRWGKVKALQHLLTRSYSAKALAVKRVTENTGKRTSGVDKQLWDTPNRKVTAIQELRQRGYQSAPLRRIYIPKSNGKQRPLSIPTMKDRAMQALYLMALEPVAETNADPNSYGFRKERATIDAVESCFKYLSQRYAPQWILEGDIKSCFDKISHEWLLQHIPMEKSILRKWLKAGFMEKGMLFPTQEGTPQGGIISPVLANMALDGLEKALKGHFTKNRGICPKVYVVRYADDFIVTGVSRELLEQHVKPFIEAFLKERGLELSQEKTKLTSIQEGFDFLGRNFRKYNGKLIIKPSKKNFQSFLDKVKKVIKHNKAVSSADLIAYLNPKIRGWSVFHQHTCSSKTFRTVDAQIFWAIWKWALRRHPRKGKRWIKAKYFRPYANRQWVFTGQATKRDGRIIYPRIYFASDVKIKRHIKIRGAANPFDLTWEVYFEKRIADKMRKALQGRKQLIYLWNEQKGICPICQQRITTETGWHNHHIVWRVHGGKDTSDNRILLHPDCHRKVHQLGLTVVKSRRSQSGVIEA, encoded by the coding sequence ATGTTGAAGGAGACAAAGCAGATGACAGATGAAATTCCTATTTCTAATGGTGCAGTTTCCTACGAAGCAGCGGGCTGGTATGCTATTGACTGGCAAAAAGCCCACCAGAACGTAAAACGACTCCAAGCGCGTATCGTGAAGGCAACACAGGAAAATAGATGGGGTAAAGTTAAGGCATTACAACATTTGTTAACCCGCTCTTACAGTGCCAAAGCATTGGCAGTCAAAAGAGTGACTGAAAACACAGGAAAACGTACTAGCGGGGTGGACAAGCAATTGTGGGACACCCCTAATCGCAAAGTAACCGCTATCCAAGAACTCCGACAAAGAGGTTACCAATCTGCGCCACTACGCAGAATCTACATTCCGAAGAGCAATGGAAAGCAACGTCCGCTGAGCATTCCAACCATGAAAGACAGAGCAATGCAAGCGCTGTACTTAATGGCGCTGGAACCAGTGGCGGAAACAAACGCTGATCCAAATTCTTATGGTTTTCGGAAGGAACGTGCGACCATTGACGCGGTAGAAAGTTGTTTTAAATACCTTAGTCAACGTTACGCTCCACAGTGGATTCTGGAAGGAGATATAAAATCCTGCTTTGACAAAATCAGCCATGAATGGTTGCTGCAACATATCCCTATGGAAAAGTCCATTTTGCGGAAATGGTTAAAGGCCGGGTTTATGGAAAAAGGGATGCTGTTTCCAACTCAAGAGGGCACTCCCCAAGGCGGCATCATATCTCCTGTATTGGCAAATATGGCCCTAGATGGATTAGAAAAGGCGCTCAAAGGGCATTTTACCAAAAACAGAGGTATTTGCCCTAAGGTCTATGTAGTCCGATATGCCGATGACTTCATTGTCACAGGTGTTTCCAGGGAATTATTAGAGCAGCATGTCAAACCTTTTATCGAAGCTTTCTTGAAAGAACGAGGACTGGAGTTATCACAGGAAAAAACGAAACTTACCTCTATTCAGGAAGGGTTTGATTTCTTAGGAAGAAATTTCCGTAAATACAACGGAAAACTTATTATTAAGCCTTCCAAAAAGAACTTCCAATCCTTTTTAGATAAAGTAAAAAAGGTTATTAAGCACAACAAAGCAGTTTCTAGTGCCGACCTCATTGCTTATCTAAATCCCAAAATAAGGGGGTGGTCAGTTTTTCATCAACACACCTGTAGCTCTAAAACCTTTCGAACGGTAGATGCTCAAATATTTTGGGCTATCTGGAAATGGGCTTTACGCAGGCATCCAAGGAAAGGCAAGCGATGGATTAAAGCAAAATATTTTCGTCCTTATGCTAATCGCCAATGGGTGTTCACTGGACAGGCCACAAAGCGGGATGGCAGGATAATTTATCCACGAATCTATTTTGCCAGCGATGTGAAGATTAAACGGCACATCAAAATCCGAGGAGCAGCCAATCCCTTCGATCTCACGTGGGAAGTCTATTTTGAGAAAAGGATTGCAGATAAAATGCGAAAAGCCCTGCAAGGACGTAAACAGTTAATTTATCTGTGGAACGAACAAAAAGGGATATGTCCTATCTGCCAACAGCGAATTACAACCGAAACCGGATGGCATAACCACCACATTGTATGGAGAGTACACGGCGGGAAAGATACTTCTGACAACCGTATTCTCTTACATCCAGATTGCCACCGCAAAGTACATCAGCTTGGATTAACAGTCGTGAAGTCGCGTCGCTCCCAAAGCGGCGTTATAGAGGCTTGA